The following proteins come from a genomic window of Acidimicrobiia bacterium:
- a CDS encoding metallopeptidase family protein, giving the protein DPEGEGLLGLYEGVSLLERGNDYFGASPDTITVFRQPHLARTGSGRELRAEIRRTVLHELAHHLGIDDRRLFDLGWD; this is encoded by the coding sequence GGACCCGGAGGGCGAAGGCCTCCTCGGGCTCTACGAAGGCGTCTCGCTGCTCGAGCGCGGCAACGACTACTTCGGGGCTTCACCGGACACGATCACCGTCTTCCGTCAGCCGCACCTGGCGCGCACCGGCAGCGGCCGCGAACTGCGCGCCGAGATCAGGAGGACGGTGCTCCACGAGCTGGCGCACCATCTCGGCATCGACGACCGCCGGCTGTTCGACCTCGGCTGGGACTGA